The following are from one region of the Candidatus Hydrothermales bacterium genome:
- a CDS encoding aspartate carbamoyltransferase catalytic subunit: MKRKDLLSLRELEKKEIETILDLSEKFLEILKRPIPKVPTLKSKTICNLFFEPSTRTRLSFELAAKRLSADVINFTASASSIQKGESTLDTLKNILAMKVDMFVVRHSYSGAVHFLAKNTSASVVNAGDGTHEHPTQGLLDIFTMRKHLGDLKGKKVLIIGDILHSRVARSNLFGLLKLGAEVFLAGPAALVPDEFEKLGAKILKNIDKEIGDMDVIMGLRIQKERGGANYIPSFEDYRRFFGITTDRLKLIKENAIIMHPGPVNWGVEMDYEVSKDKRCVILEQVTNGVAVRMAVLFYLLGTGEIKGE; encoded by the coding sequence ATGAAAAGAAAGGACCTTTTAAGTTTAAGGGAGCTAGAAAAGAAAGAGATCGAGACTATTTTGGATTTAAGTGAAAAATTCCTAGAGATACTTAAAAGGCCCATTCCCAAGGTACCTACGTTAAAAAGTAAAACAATCTGTAATCTTTTTTTTGAGCCGTCAACGAGAACGCGATTATCTTTTGAGCTAGCTGCAAAGAGATTGTCTGCTGATGTAATAAACTTTACTGCAAGTGCTTCCTCAATTCAAAAGGGTGAATCAACACTTGATACTTTAAAAAATATTCTTGCAATGAAAGTTGATATGTTTGTAGTAAGACATTCTTACAGTGGTGCTGTTCATTTTCTTGCTAAAAATACAAGTGCAAGTGTTGTAAATGCTGGTGATGGAACTCATGAACATCCCACTCAAGGTTTACTAGATATTTTTACGATGAGAAAGCACCTAGGAGACTTAAAGGGGAAAAAAGTTCTTATAATTGGAGATATTCTTCATTCAAGGGTTGCAAGATCTAATCTTTTTGGTCTATTAAAGCTTGGAGCAGAAGTCTTTTTGGCAGGTCCTGCGGCCCTTGTTCCTGATGAGTTTGAAAAACTTGGTGCAAAAATACTGAAAAATATTGATAAGGAAATAGGGGATATGGACGTTATCATGGGTTTAAGAATACAAAAGGAAAGAGGGGGCGCAAATTACATACCTTCTTTTGAGGATTATAGGAGATTCTTTGGAATAACCACAGATAGACTAAAACTTATCAAAGAAAATGCAATAATTATGCATCCTGGGCCTGTTAACTGGGGGGTAGAAATGGACTATGAGGTATCAAAAGATAAAAGATGTGTAATTCTTGAACAAGTTACAAATGGAGTAGCGGTTAGAATGGCAGTTTTATTTTATCTATTAGGAACAGGTGAAATAAAAGGAGAATAA
- a CDS encoding sodium-translocating pyrophosphatase, with translation MEVIIVSGLIGLSAVIYSLLMSRYVLKHSPGNEEMVKISNAIYEGAMAFLKREFKTILWFILFVVILILIGLSYNGISYSLATAISYITGSTLSLLSAYFGMSISTRANARTAEGARKGFSEALKIAFFGGSVMGMTVAGLGVLGITVLFLTFTNVFKDVPENIKFVVSILTGFSMGASSVALFARVGGGIYTKAADVGADLVGKVEAGIPEDDPRNAAVIADNVGDNVGDCAGMGADLYESFVGSILSGMVIAAANADLKGVYFSVFLAALGVASSIISVFTIKTAKENASASLLRATLVSAILFAIFSFLATVTFYGNLRVYWAILSGLLVGVLIGYITEYYTINKRILEEIAEAATKGVATNILAGVSVGMMSVVIPVILISIAIIISYISSGFFGIALAGIGMLSIAGMTVSVDAYGPIADNAGGIAQMSHLGEDIRKITDSLDAAGNTTAAIGKGFAIGSAALTALALFTAYSQTIRSLTGISLNLNILDARVVAGLFIGGIIPFFFSASAIKAVGKTAGLVVEEVRRQFREIQGLMEGKAKPEYARCVDITTQGALKSMIIPSLVAFFTPLVMGIILGPESLGGLLAGSLVTGVPLALFMANSGGAWDNSKKYIEAGNYGGKGSKAHKASVEGDTVGDPFKDTAGPSLNILLKLMAIVSLVFAPLIITLNNKIGVIK, from the coding sequence ATGGAAGTTATCATTGTAAGTGGTTTAATAGGTCTTTCTGCAGTTATTTATTCTCTCTTAATGTCAAGGTATGTCTTGAAACACTCGCCTGGAAATGAGGAGATGGTAAAAATTTCAAATGCAATTTATGAAGGTGCAATGGCTTTTCTAAAAAGGGAGTTTAAAACAATCTTATGGTTTATCTTGTTTGTTGTGATCCTTATTCTTATAGGTCTTTCCTATAACGGTATTTCTTACTCTCTTGCAACTGCGATTTCTTACATTACTGGCTCTACACTTTCTTTATTATCAGCCTATTTTGGAATGAGTATTTCTACAAGGGCAAATGCAAGAACCGCAGAGGGTGCAAGGAAGGGATTTTCTGAAGCTTTAAAAATTGCATTTTTTGGCGGATCTGTTATGGGAATGACCGTTGCAGGTCTTGGTGTCCTGGGAATAACGGTCTTATTTTTAACTTTTACAAACGTTTTTAAAGACGTTCCAGAAAATATTAAGTTTGTGGTTTCTATACTTACAGGATTTTCAATGGGAGCCTCATCTGTTGCGTTATTTGCAAGAGTAGGAGGAGGTATATACACAAAGGCTGCCGATGTTGGAGCAGACCTTGTTGGCAAGGTTGAAGCAGGTATCCCTGAGGATGATCCCCGGAACGCTGCAGTTATTGCTGATAATGTAGGTGATAACGTAGGTGATTGTGCTGGAATGGGTGCAGACCTTTACGAATCCTTTGTTGGATCAATACTTTCAGGTATGGTAATAGCAGCTGCCAATGCCGATCTAAAGGGCGTCTATTTTTCAGTTTTCCTTGCTGCCCTTGGAGTAGCCTCTTCAATAATATCTGTTTTTACAATTAAAACTGCAAAAGAAAACGCTTCTGCCTCTCTTTTAAGGGCTACGTTAGTTTCAGCAATTCTATTTGCTATTTTTTCATTTTTAGCCACAGTAACTTTTTACGGAAATCTAAGAGTTTATTGGGCAATACTATCAGGTCTTCTTGTAGGCGTTTTGATCGGATATATTACAGAGTACTATACGATCAATAAAAGGATTTTGGAAGAAATTGCAGAAGCTGCAACAAAGGGAGTTGCAACCAACATTTTAGCTGGTGTCTCAGTAGGTATGATGAGTGTTGTTATACCAGTGATTTTAATTAGCATAGCAATAATTATCTCATATATATCAAGCGGGTTCTTTGGAATTGCCCTTGCCGGTATTGGTATGCTTTCGATTGCAGGTATGACAGTCTCAGTAGACGCCTATGGACCAATAGCTGACAACGCAGGTGGTATAGCTCAGATGTCTCATCTTGGAGAAGATATAAGAAAAATTACCGATTCTTTAGATGCGGCTGGTAATACAACGGCTGCCATTGGAAAAGGTTTTGCTATAGGTTCTGCTGCCTTAACAGCCCTTGCCCTTTTTACTGCTTACTCCCAAACTATAAGGTCACTTACAGGGATTTCTCTGAATTTAAATATACTTGACGCAAGGGTTGTAGCAGGACTTTTCATAGGTGGCATAATCCCCTTCTTTTTCTCAGCATCAGCTATAAAAGCAGTAGGAAAAACAGCAGGACTTGTAGTAGAAGAGGTGAGAAGACAATTTAGAGAGATACAAGGACTTATGGAGGGAAAAGCAAAACCAGAGTATGCAAGATGTGTAGATATTACTACACAGGGAGCTTTAAAAAGTATGATAATTCCAAGTCTTGTTGCCTTTTTCACACCACTTGTAATGGGAATTATTTTAGGACCAGAGTCGCTTGGAGGACTTCTTGCTGGTTCTCTTGTAACTGGGGTTCCCCTTGCACTCTTTATGGCTAACTCTGGCGGAGCATGGGATAACTCGAAAAAATACATAGAAGCTGGAAATTATGGAGGGAAGGGGTCAAAGGCTCATAAAGCGTCTGTAGAGGGCGATACTGTAGGAGATCCCTTTAAAGATACGGCAGGTCCCTCTCTAAATATACTACTTAAGTTAATGGCCATAGTTTCACTTGTTTTTGCACCACTAATAATCACTTTGAACAACAAAATTGGAGTTATTAAATGA
- the pth gene encoding aminoacyl-tRNA hydrolase translates to MINYFLFGLGNPGKRHLNTRHNAGYKFISYFFRTCEFKPKGFNFLFAQKEFFIGILPLIFMNENGKIIVDLKNFSSFDLKNLIIFLDDLNLPFGAIRFRKKGSDGGHKGLRSCIYYAQTDEIMRLRIGIGFNYDIPAEIYVLQEFSEDELFFLEKKVFPYIEEGIEKFLKEGMIDKFENYINNFNREGLKPRQKE, encoded by the coding sequence GTGATAAATTATTTTTTATTTGGTCTTGGAAACCCTGGAAAAAGACATTTGAATACAAGACACAATGCAGGCTATAAATTTATAAGCTATTTTTTTAGAACCTGTGAATTTAAACCGAAGGGCTTTAATTTTTTATTTGCGCAAAAGGAGTTTTTTATTGGAATTTTACCTCTTATTTTTATGAATGAAAATGGGAAAATTATAGTAGATTTAAAAAACTTTTCTAGCTTTGATTTAAAAAACTTAATTATATTTCTTGACGATTTAAACTTACCTTTTGGAGCAATAAGATTTAGAAAAAAGGGATCAGATGGTGGTCATAAGGGACTAAGATCATGTATTTATTATGCACAGACAGACGAAATAATGAGACTAAGAATTGGCATAGGATTTAACTACGATATACCTGCTGAAATTTATGTCCTTCAGGAATTTAGTGAAGATGAACTTTTTTTCCTTGAAAAAAAGGTTTTTCCCTATATTGAAGAGGGTATAGAAAAATTTCTAAAAGAAGGTATGATTGATAAATTTGAAAACTATATAAATAACTTTAATAGGGAGGGTTTAAAACCCAGACAAAAAGAATAG
- a CDS encoding 50S ribosomal protein L25 — MKKVKLLAKIREKTGTRESRRLRGKGFITGEVYGAKEKNYHIFFERREFEKIWREIHGETVIFEIEFNDKKYSTVIKEIQRDVLYGYPIHIDFQILHEKEEITVPVPVILKGEAKGVKSGGILEHFAHQLHIRTIPSKIPSHIEIDISDLDIGESIHVRDIKLEEGIKIEESPDETICTIVGKRVTEVTAQEIIAPEIKEEKGEEKKKKE; from the coding sequence ATGAAAAAAGTTAAATTATTAGCAAAAATAAGGGAAAAAACTGGTACAAGGGAATCAAGAAGACTAAGGGGAAAAGGCTTTATAACAGGTGAAGTTTACGGAGCAAAAGAAAAAAATTATCACATATTCTTTGAAAGAAGAGAGTTTGAAAAGATTTGGCGTGAAATTCACGGAGAAACTGTTATCTTCGAGATTGAATTTAACGATAAAAAGTATAGTACTGTCATAAAGGAAATCCAAAGAGATGTGCTTTACGGTTATCCAATACATATAGATTTCCAGATTTTACACGAAAAAGAAGAGATAACTGTTCCTGTACCTGTAATATTAAAGGGAGAAGCTAAGGGAGTAAAATCAGGAGGCATACTTGAACACTTTGCTCATCAATTACATATAAGAACAATTCCATCTAAGATTCCAAGTCACATCGAGATAGATATTTCTGATTTAGATATCGGGGAAAGTATTCACGTTAGAGACATAAAATTAGAGGAGGGAATAAAGATAGAGGAAAGTCCTGATGAAACAATATGTACTATAGTAGGAAAAAGAGTAACAGAGGTAACTGCTCAGGAAATCATTGCTCCAGAAATTAAAGAAGAAAAGGGTGAGGAAAAGAAAAAGAAGGAGTGA
- a CDS encoding ribose-phosphate pyrophosphokinase, producing MNKLKILCGTASWELRERICKKLGIEPTDIEVSRFSDGEIRVQIKENIRGCDVFIVQSTHPPSDNLMELLLLIDAAVRASAKRVTAVVPYFGYARQDRKDAPRVPISAKLVANLIQTAGADRVLTCDLHSDQIQGFFDIPVDNLYAFPVFRDFFGVLPNDRFVVVSPDVGGTNRARAFAKRLGNLPLALLDKRRPAPNLAEIINVIGDVKDKNLLIVDDLIDTGKTVSNGAVVLKEKGARSIWVCATHALLSENCKELLESSPIEKVIVTNTIPIPHHKRFKKLEILDISGLLAEAIKRIHEEVSISELFI from the coding sequence ATGAATAAATTAAAGATACTTTGCGGTACAGCATCGTGGGAGTTAAGAGAAAGGATATGTAAGAAACTTGGAATAGAACCTACTGACATAGAAGTTTCAAGATTTTCAGATGGTGAGATAAGAGTTCAAATTAAAGAAAATATAAGGGGATGTGATGTTTTCATAGTTCAATCAACTCATCCACCCTCAGATAACTTAATGGAACTTTTACTTTTAATTGATGCAGCTGTTAGAGCATCGGCAAAGAGAGTAACAGCTGTGGTGCCCTACTTTGGTTACGCAAGACAAGATAGAAAAGATGCACCAAGAGTTCCCATTTCTGCCAAACTTGTCGCAAATCTAATTCAGACAGCAGGAGCAGATAGAGTTTTAACATGCGATCTTCACTCTGATCAAATTCAAGGATTTTTTGATATTCCTGTTGACAATTTATATGCCTTTCCAGTCTTTAGAGATTTTTTTGGAGTTTTACCAAACGATAGATTTGTTGTTGTTTCGCCAGATGTTGGCGGAACAAATAGAGCAAGAGCTTTTGCCAAAAGGTTAGGAAATTTACCTTTAGCTCTTCTTGATAAAAGAAGACCTGCGCCGAATCTTGCTGAAATAATAAATGTAATTGGTGATGTAAAGGATAAAAATTTGTTAATAGTTGATGATTTAATTGATACGGGTAAGACAGTTTCAAATGGGGCAGTTGTTTTAAAAGAAAAGGGGGCCCGTAGTATATGGGTCTGTGCTACACATGCCCTTTTATCCGAAAACTGTAAAGAGTTACTTGAGAGTTCACCTATAGAAAAAGTTATAGTTACAAACACTATTCCTATACCGCACCATAAAAGATTTAAAAAACTTGAAATATTAGATATTTCAGGCCTACTTGCGGAGGCTATTAAAAGAATTCATGAAGAGGTCTCTATAAGTGAACTTTTTATTTAA
- a CDS encoding TlpA disulfide reductase family protein, with product MMKKVISLIFLWTLACGGNTPKKAPSFTLETIDGSVFNLSEHLGKKVILINFWATWCPPCRAEVPGFIRLYDKYKDQGLLIVGISLDLGENALERVKSFSRDHNINYPIMMGNREVVKKFGDIRAIPTTFIINKRGEIVEKIVGYRDEVFFENKIRSLL from the coding sequence ATGATGAAAAAAGTTATTTCATTAATCTTTTTATGGACACTCGCGTGTGGTGGTAATACCCCAAAAAAGGCTCCAAGCTTTACATTAGAGACTATAGATGGATCTGTTTTTAACTTAAGTGAACACCTTGGAAAAAAAGTTATATTAATAAACTTTTGGGCAACTTGGTGCCCACCTTGTAGAGCTGAAGTTCCTGGATTTATTAGACTCTATGATAAGTATAAAGATCAGGGCCTTTTAATTGTAGGCATATCGCTTGACTTAGGCGAGAATGCCTTAGAAAGGGTTAAAAGTTTTTCTAGAGACCACAATATAAACTACCCTATTATGATGGGAAATAGGGAAGTTGTTAAAAAATTTGGGGATATAAGAGCTATTCCGACTACTTTTATAATAAATAAAAGAGGTGAGATAGTAGAAAAAATTGTTGGCTATAGAGATGAGGTTTTCTTTGAGAATAAAATAAGATCTCTTTTATGA
- the speD gene encoding adenosylmethionine decarboxylase, whose translation MKPVGEHYIVEASGCDPEIIGNVEKVQEILVKAAHKANVKIWAVSFHRFPPQGVSGVIVISESHISVHTWPEYSYVALDIYTCGEHSNPEAAVNFALQEFKAENVHISEITRGLEEGDRIFFHSIITWEEELGHYKKKLKQESFLKTIKNLITENERDKVEKILNLLIEDFEDFSFVGIMREGKFIYSFNREGKERKNKKKPSIHHEIQFPLFKNDEEIAKLIVRTNSKEGFKEDDENFFKKLSQIIEENLRSEI comes from the coding sequence ATGAAACCAGTCGGGGAGCATTATATCGTAGAGGCGTCAGGTTGTGACCCCGAAATAATTGGAAATGTTGAGAAAGTGCAGGAGATACTTGTAAAAGCGGCACACAAGGCAAATGTAAAGATCTGGGCAGTATCATTTCATAGGTTTCCTCCTCAGGGAGTATCTGGTGTCATTGTGATTTCAGAATCACATATTTCAGTTCATACTTGGCCTGAATATAGTTATGTTGCACTTGATATATATACATGTGGCGAACATTCAAATCCTGAAGCAGCAGTTAATTTTGCTCTCCAAGAATTTAAAGCTGAAAATGTCCATATTAGTGAAATTACAAGAGGATTAGAAGAGGGTGATCGTATCTTCTTTCACTCAATTATTACATGGGAGGAGGAACTGGGACACTATAAAAAGAAACTCAAGCAGGAAAGTTTCCTAAAAACTATAAAAAATCTAATTACAGAAAACGAAAGGGATAAAGTTGAAAAAATCCTAAACTTACTTATTGAAGATTTTGAAGATTTTTCATTTGTCGGTATTATGAGAGAAGGGAAATTTATTTACTCTTTTAATAGAGAAGGAAAGGAAAGAAAAAATAAAAAAAAGCCCAGTATACATCATGAAATTCAATTCCCCTTATTTAAAAATGATGAAGAAATAGCTAAATTGATTGTGAGAACAAATTCTAAAGAGGGCTTTAAAGAAGATGATGAAAACTTCTTTAAGAAACTCTCACAAATTATTGAAGAAAACCTAAGGAGTGAAATATGA
- the rsmI gene encoding 16S rRNA (cytidine(1402)-2'-O)-methyltransferase, whose translation MQKGELFVVGTPIGNLEDITLRALKVIKDSDLIICEDTRKTLILLKKYNIEKKLYAYFKGQEKKRAEYVIDELKKGKKVSLLSESGTPCIHDPGVYLVRRCHEEGIKVIPIPGPSALTSSVSISGIDGDKFVFFGFPPKKKSEREKVFLSLKEETKTAIFYLPPHRIEEILKEMSNHIGNSRKVFIVREMTKKFEEYCYGTIEDAILWVKNKKGEFTIVIEGKR comes from the coding sequence ATGCAAAAAGGTGAACTTTTTGTGGTTGGAACTCCTATTGGAAATCTTGAGGATATAACCTTAAGAGCTTTAAAAGTTATTAAAGACTCAGATTTAATAATATGTGAAGACACAAGAAAAACGCTTATTTTACTAAAAAAATACAATATCGAAAAAAAACTATACGCTTACTTTAAGGGACAAGAGAAAAAAAGAGCTGAGTATGTAATTGATGAGCTTAAAAAGGGCAAAAAGGTTTCCCTACTTTCTGAAAGTGGAACACCTTGTATTCACGATCCAGGAGTTTATCTTGTAAGGAGGTGTCATGAAGAGGGAATAAAAGTTATCCCAATTCCTGGACCTTCAGCACTTACCTCTTCGGTTTCTATATCAGGAATCGATGGAGATAAGTTTGTTTTTTTTGGTTTTCCTCCTAAAAAGAAGTCTGAAAGGGAAAAAGTATTTCTTTCTCTAAAAGAAGAGACAAAAACTGCAATCTTTTATCTACCGCCACACAGAATTGAGGAGATCTTGAAGGAAATGTCAAATCATATTGGAAACTCAAGGAAAGTTTTTATAGTAAGGGAGATGACAAAAAAATTTGAGGAATACTGCTACGGAACAATTGAAGATGCAATTTTATGGGTTAAAAACAAAAAGGGTGAGTTTACCATTGTAATAGAGGGTAAAAGGTGA
- a CDS encoding CDP-alcohol phosphatidyltransferase family protein codes for MKNLKKAFEDKIVPLLKFLNKIGVRPLHLTLSGFIFSLIPAMFYIKGKFFLAGILLLLFSLFDTLDGALARYQNSITDFGAFLDSVTDRIQEATIFLSLIYFYREKLAFLLIIFLSFLFSFLISYTRARAEGLNYKVKKGPMEREERIVFLGVSSIIGEKVFPYLLILFLILVIITFIRRMDEAYKIMKK; via the coding sequence GTGAAAAATCTAAAAAAAGCCTTTGAGGATAAAATTGTGCCCTTACTTAAATTTTTAAATAAAATTGGAGTGAGACCCCTACATCTGACTCTTTCAGGCTTTATCTTTTCCCTGATTCCTGCCATGTTCTACATAAAAGGCAAATTCTTTTTAGCAGGAATCCTTTTACTTTTATTTTCCCTCTTTGATACTTTAGATGGTGCTCTTGCAAGATATCAAAATAGTATAACTGACTTTGGTGCCTTTTTGGATTCTGTAACCGATAGAATTCAGGAAGCTACAATTTTTCTATCTCTTATATATTTTTATAGAGAGAAGCTTGCTTTCTTACTGATTATATTTCTCTCTTTTCTATTTTCTTTTCTGATCTCATATACAAGGGCAAGGGCCGAGGGTCTTAATTATAAAGTTAAAAAAGGCCCTATGGAGAGAGAAGAAAGGATAGTTTTCTTAGGTGTTTCATCTATAATTGGTGAAAAAGTTTTCCCTTATCTTTTAATATTATTTTTAATACTTGTAATAATTACATTTATTAGAAGAATGGATGAAGCCTACAAAATTATGAAAAAATGA
- a CDS encoding inositol-3-phosphate synthase, translating into MGKVRVAIIGVGNCASSLVQGVYYYRNSKEDEFIPGIMHVNLGGYHIGDIEFTLGIDIDKNKVGKDLAEAIFTYPNNTYKFCDVPKLNVPVVRGMTHDGLGKYLSKIIQKAPGETADIVRLLRETKTDVVVNFLPVGSEEATKWYVEQVLKARCAFVNGIPVFIAREPYWQRRFEEAGVPVIGDDTKSQVGATIVHRTLVQLFIDRGVKIERTSQLNVGGNTDFLNMLERERLESKKQSKTTAVTSLLPYDIGEENIYIGPSDYVAWLKDRKWAYMRIEGRTFGDVPLNLELKLEVWDSPNAAGVIIDAVRCAKLGLENNLKGALIEPSAYFMKSPPKQIPDHLAKKRLEMWIKKYSKKRKR; encoded by the coding sequence ATGGGAAAGGTCAGAGTTGCTATAATTGGAGTGGGAAATTGTGCCTCCTCTTTAGTTCAGGGTGTTTATTACTATAGAAACTCTAAGGAAGATGAATTTATACCTGGAATAATGCATGTGAACCTAGGAGGGTATCATATAGGTGATATTGAATTTACTCTTGGCATTGATATAGATAAAAATAAAGTTGGAAAAGATCTTGCAGAAGCGATATTTACTTATCCTAATAATACTTATAAATTTTGCGACGTTCCGAAATTAAATGTTCCTGTAGTAAGAGGAATGACACATGATGGACTAGGAAAATACTTATCCAAAATCATACAGAAAGCTCCTGGAGAAACAGCAGATATTGTAAGGCTCTTAAGAGAGACAAAAACAGATGTTGTTGTAAACTTTTTACCTGTTGGAAGTGAGGAAGCCACAAAATGGTATGTAGAACAGGTTTTAAAAGCTCGTTGTGCCTTTGTAAATGGTATTCCAGTGTTTATTGCAAGGGAACCCTACTGGCAAAGGAGATTTGAAGAGGCAGGAGTACCCGTAATAGGTGATGACACAAAATCTCAGGTTGGGGCTACGATAGTTCATAGAACACTTGTTCAACTTTTTATAGATAGAGGAGTAAAGATTGAAAGAACAAGCCAATTAAATGTTGGAGGAAATACAGATTTTCTTAATATGTTAGAGAGGGAAAGGCTTGAGTCAAAAAAGCAGTCAAAGACTACCGCTGTAACATCTCTTTTGCCCTATGATATAGGTGAAGAGAATATATATATAGGACCATCTGATTATGTTGCCTGGCTTAAGGACAGAAAGTGGGCTTATATGAGAATAGAAGGAAGAACATTTGGGGATGTGCCTTTGAATTTAGAGCTTAAGCTTGAAGTCTGGGATTCACCGAATGCAGCCGGAGTAATTATAGATGCCGTAAGATGTGCTAAATTGGGGTTAGAAAACAATTTAAAGGGAGCTTTGATAGAACCATCTGCATACTTTATGAAATCACCACCGAAACAGATTCCTGATCATTTAGCAAAAAAGAGGCTCGAAATGTGGATTAAAAAATACTCTAAAAAGAGGAAAAGGTGA
- the tmk gene encoding dTMP kinase, whose translation MGKWGFFITVEGIEGSGKTTLAKSLFNELKNKGFPVILTWEPGGTEIGEKIRKVLLYSKDLSSWTELLLFLASRKEHVEKKILPALREGKIVISDRFDDSTIAYQCFGRGLNLRIVKRINKIVTLGLKPNLTFLLDLEPELSLKRLKRKDRIEREDLDFHKRVRQGYLAIAGRAKKRVVVIDGSLNKKKILEIALLKVIERLKSKKKFISLIKSM comes from the coding sequence GTGGGTAAGTGGGGCTTTTTTATAACAGTCGAGGGTATAGAAGGAAGTGGAAAAACAACATTAGCAAAGAGTTTGTTTAATGAGTTAAAAAATAAGGGATTTCCAGTTATTTTAACTTGGGAGCCAGGGGGAACAGAGATTGGCGAAAAGATCAGAAAAGTGCTTTTATATTCAAAAGATCTATCAAGCTGGACTGAACTCTTACTTTTTCTTGCATCAAGAAAAGAGCATGTAGAAAAGAAAATTCTTCCTGCACTAAGGGAAGGCAAAATTGTAATAAGCGATAGATTTGATGACTCAACTATAGCTTATCAATGTTTTGGACGCGGGCTAAACTTAAGAATTGTTAAAAGAATTAATAAGATTGTCACTTTAGGTTTAAAACCTAACTTAACTTTTCTATTAGATTTAGAACCTGAGTTAAGTCTAAAAAGACTAAAAAGAAAAGATAGAATAGAAAGAGAAGATTTGGATTTCCATAAAAGAGTAAGACAAGGGTACCTGGCAATTGCTGGAAGGGCTAAAAAGAGGGTTGTTGTTATTGATGGTAGTCTCAATAAAAAGAAAATTTTAGAAATAGCTCTTTTGAAAGTCATTGAAAGACTAAAAAGTAAAAAAAAGTTTATTTCACTTATAAAGTCAATGTAG